Part of the Ictalurus furcatus strain D&B chromosome 10, Billie_1.0, whole genome shotgun sequence genome, CCACagtaaataaaactgaagaaaaaaaaaaagactaaataaaAAGGGTTCAGATGATCCCGTGTTTCAGTCCCATAACAGCTTCAGATCAGATCAGCCACTgggggagaaggaaaaaaaagtatacatcACAAAATGAACAGGCTAATATTAATGAAAGGTTTAGTATCATTTAGCAACTGAAAGACAGTCAGATATACACTGATATGCTGCAGAACTCAGTTTAAATGTATAGAGGAAGTTCACTGTAAACATACCGTTCATTGGCATTTCATCAATCTGTGTGGAATAGTACTGCTCAATATCACGGAGGATGCGGATGTCATCATTCTTTACAAAGTTGATTGCCACACCCTTACGGCCATAACGACCCGATCGTCCGattctgcagagagagagagaagcacccATTACACTCCCGGCTTCCACATCAATCGTTTTCACATCGCGTGCTGCATGACTGACTAGAGTACCGCACTCGATATTTACTCTTACAATAGAGAGAAGACTGatcctggagactccttccaaaaatgctaaacaactctcttcacagaaaacatcaACAATCAGATCTAAATGCATATGGATATGGTGAAGCATCCACTATGCAATTCCCTATGTAAgatgttactacagaaatgataacagATTAGACTGCATTGATATAAAcgtgtgatttgaattacatcaggcactactgtcagaggtGCTGCTACAGAAGATCATTCAACACCTTGTGGCCAACCAGAATCAAGCATTGTACAGTGCTGcgataaaaatgtataataacaaGGTGACAGGAGCAGAAGAGCAGGATGGTCTCTTGTTATATGGTGGATTAATAATCCTGGATTAAGAGCTCAAATAGAGGTTGATAAAGATGACTTCATACCTGTGGATGTACAACTCTCTGTTGTTGGGCAGGTCGTAGTTGATGATGAGAGAGACCTGTGGCACGTCCAACCCTCTGGCCCACACGTCTGTAGAGATCAGCACTCGGCTACCGGAACACACAAAATACCAAAACTTTACTACAGGGACTTATTTTCTTCACTGCATATTCAAAAATTTGCGATCTAACTGATGGCTGCTGATTCCACACTTCCATTTTATCAACAGTTTTTCCAGActgttctgtatgtgtgtgtatatatggtaCGCAAACAGTGCTCCTAGCGCTGCCCTCAACTACAATTAATTCTTCTTAATCTTAAAGTAAAACCATATAATCAGACATATTAAGCCCTTGGTGGTgtaaaaaaccacaaaaaaaaaccttaactTCATTACaccataaattaataaatgatccTGTCTAACATGTTGCTCAGTTTAAGTAATTGTTAGGTGATACtaaatttaaattgaaataatTCAGTAGATTAAAGAAACTCAGTATTGGCTAGAATTCATAAATGTGTTTCTTCCTAGAGTCAGTCATGAAGGAAGAGATGCATAAAGGCACCAGAATGGGAATCTGAAGCTCAGCCGATCAGGCTGACGTATTACCTGGCTCCAGATCGGAACTCCTTCATAATggactctctttctttctggggCATGTCTCCGTGCATAGAGGACACGGTGAAGTTTGCCTCCCTCATCTTTTCAGtcagccagtccacctacataaaataaaaacagatatgGAATCATTAGGGGAATAAGGATTAAATATGGTAGACCTTcacatgatcttaaaaatcttttgatctgagagtgtatgattaaatatttgaaattaGTGTTGTaggactcggagcgaaatattccgaaaagcagccaataagtgtcgaGGCATAGGTGTGAACAActttaatcctgtttaaaaagcatctcagggagattcctcaagaaatcagttgagaaaatgctaagaatacatttctggaaattctaggtaaAAAGGGGGTCTGCTTTGAAGAtgcaaaatttttttatttattttggattctGCAAGCTTCTGGATATACTGTCAACTGCATCACTGTATGGACCTACCAATAAAACCATGGCAACAGGCAATAAGTTATTAATAACTGCCCACAAATGACCAACCAAGCAATCTGAGTGGAGCAAGACTGCCGACGTGAGCACGGCGTTATGTTTATGAATGCTTTAGAGTGTGGGAATGTGGTATTGACCTTTCGCTTGGTGTTGCAGAAGATGACCGCTTGCGTGATGGTCAGCGTATCGTAGAGATCACACAGTGTGTCGAACTTCCACTCTTCTCTCTCCACAGCCACGAAGAACTGCTTAATTCCCTCCAGCGTCAACTCATCACTGCACACAGGAACGGCAAATTAAAAAATTGTCCCCTCAAAGAAGAAAATAGACAAGGTAACAAATAATGGAAAGTAGGATTGGGCGATATTACAAAAATATCACAGCAAAATTCGCAGGCCTGCAATACACAACATGGAACACGATGTATAGGTTTGCTCACAAATCGCCACAGTGTTGTTAAAATTAActgatttaattttttctttatttaaaaatcacttttatttataaaatataagatatattaaacattgaaaaggaaaaaatgaaaaacaaaaaaagtaaatgaacaTTATACTTTTAGAAAGCTACTCAGTCAgtttgtttttacatgaattttttattttattattattaatctaaatgtcaattttgtttatttcataaaAAGATATGATACTCTTTCCTTACCGCTTGACCAGGATGCGGATGGGGTCAGTCATGAATTTGTTGGTCATCTCCAAGATCTCATGTGGCAGTGTGGCACTGATCAGAACCACCTGAGTAGCAGGAGGCAGGTACCGGTACACATCATATATCTGCTCCTTAAAACCTGCACACAAAGATCAGACCAAATCTGAAGAACAGCCTACAGAAGTCTAGAGTCCAGCTCAGCTGAAACATCTAAAAAGCAGCTGGTTCTGAAAAAACAATTCTACCTTTGTTAAGCATTTCGTCAGCTTCATCCAGAACCAGCATCTTGATGGCACGTGTCCTCAGACTTCTCCGACGGATCATATCTGCAGGAGGAAATGAAAATGGTCATACCTCACCACCTTGACTCAAACTATATCAAAAGCACTTAATACTGCAATAAATATAAGAACAATTACCAAACACTCTGCCAGGGGTTCCTGCTACAACGTGCTGACCGTAATCAAGCTTCCTGATGTCCTCGCCCACGTTTGTGCCGCCGATACAGGCATGGCACTGGACGTTCATGAAGTCACCCAAAGCAAGAAGAACCTTTAAAACAGGATCAGCATTAAACACTGCATGAGGAAGCACTTTGGTGAATCTGAGACACTGCCCGatacataacattaacaattaatattttttaaatctatttaccTTTTGAATTTGCCCAGCTAACTCTCTGGTTGGAGCCAAAATTAGCGCCTGGGTCTCACGCACCTATCATTAGGGAGAATGCAAAGTGAGCAACAGATAAAGCGGTGCATCTGAGTGTCACACAAGTGGAAGACTACAGCGAAGCAGGGCAACATGTTTAACTACCTGAATGTCCAGACACTGCAGCACTGATACACAAAACGTGGCTGTTTTACCGGTACCAGACTGTGACCTGAGggggaacaaaaataaaatcagatgcTTGATATGAAATAGATGAAGCAGAAGTTTGCACCCTCTTAAATTAACTAGAATAGAGTGCTGTAAAAATGAGTCCTAAAACCTGGAAATGAGTTAGTATTTTTACACTTCTGGTTCAATAGTCCTGAAGTAAATAGGCTTCCTTTTTAATGGGTTTTTgcttaaatgcctgaaataaggtctgcgGTTAACAAGTATAAGATATTTTCACGtattattctacgacataaaatacaatcagtaataccccacgcgtgattttgttaagcttttgcgtgtcttgaaaaaggaggtcactaacaagtggctaaatgggactacagaggctGTCGGGgaaattaaacgtcatcacgtcgaacaggaaaactcatctactacagccttgtTATGTTTATACTCACGCTCTTGCAAACTATCcaaactcaaactttccaacttgtagatttatcaatttatagtgttttcttttcaaacTGTAGTGCTATAAAGCTTCATGGtagtgacgttgaagtcatgcgaccatGGTGTACTTTGTTTATAGCCCACTTTTAACTCATTATGTCTGACGATCGTATTTaggcttgtttaaaaaattgtttaaatgcagatgcggACAGGTTTTTGTTGTGAACATAAAGAGTCAACTGTTGGGAAAGTGTGCGGGGGGAGgttctgtgttattgtacccatcacaggactgggatatgctgcttcattTTGAACccagactttcaaggagaggtgtgacttacagttctccacgtcgtctgagattcaggattctcccttcattttaatcatctCTGAAGTAACTTGTAACTTACTATTTGAGTAGTCCTCTCATTGGATAccttattactcttactcaggTAATTAacaacattattacttttactgttacttgagtaaatCTTTTTATAAATAGTTTTACTTCTACGCGAGTAAaatttttggctactctacccacatTTCTATCAGTTATAGAGGGTAGGCATTGACGTCACTCTCCCACCGGAACAGGCCCTTTTCTGTGTTTTCGTGGAATTCGCTATACACTAATGATGCTCTCTGTCTTTTTGCCACTTAGTGGGCATGACTGCGGCGAGTTCCACCCACCGTGACATCACGTGCACACCCTCTATACAACACAgtgtttgattttaaaataaactgggggaaaaaaaacaactcactgAGCAATGACATCTCTCCCCTTTATAATCTGCTTAATGGCTCTTTGCTGGATAGCTGATGGTTTCTCAAAACCTAAACAAAAAGCAGAAGTTTGCATTTTTTAGATTAGATCTCAAAAGATTAGGTGAACATGTGTTTAATCGTTGTGACAGACACCAAAAAAATGTAGCACACTCGCCTATAGgaaaacaaataagtaaaacaTGTCCATGTTGTTTAAGACTTTAGAACCCGTTTGTGTTAACGACCAGAGACAACGAATTAAACCCACAGTGATAAATGAACACCTGCAGGTTTCATATAAGAACATATGaggggagacacacacacacacacacagactacatttacatggacagcagtaatctaattattgactttactctgagtaagacaatattgtgattaaggtgtttacatgagttgcttttagaatactcctttcatgtacccgttaaacatgttatagaacgtagtttgattaacagcacacgtcattacttCACCGCGCCGctccgtccgacgtccctccagaatttcacgtatcaacatacagttcgtcttcgttatggtaccgtatacagttttgggtgtttttattttattttatttaaaattacggacgcttcaagtgcagttaattatttgtcatgcaatACGtgagtagccgagatacatgtttCGGACACAGTCGTGCTCTCTTTTTtaccgtaaaacggttgagcactgccacgtatgatcgtgtcctgtcgcaaaatgcggtgaaaactcacaggacattaataatgtgattaaggtgtttatatgtctgtaatacacgccGATAACGCGACTAATACAGGAGTACTctacgtcttaattcgatttgtgtttactttgagtatgaccttaacaggattaaggtaattaagaaattgttgtccatgtaaacacagaaTAATATTAGCTGCTGCTTTAACAGTGAAGCTTGAGCTgtgtttagctagctaaataaatcagaatgaaGCTAGTGTCCTTACTACATTATTTTCCACACCTATATTCTAACAAACACTGTCTCAActgtcagtacgtttacatggacaacaataatccaatattaacctgattaagacaatactatgattaagaaactagcatgtaaacagcaatttttaattaccttaatctgattaaactCATACtcgaaataaacacaaatcgaattaagacatggagtattcctgttttagtcgcattatagaggtgcattacagacatgtacacacaatcGCATTACtaacgtcgtgtgagttttcaccgcattttgcgacaggacacgtacacacacggcagtgctcaaccgtcttacggcaaacaagagagcacggctgcgtcccaaaccgcgtacttacctactataggcctatatatagtaggcgaaatacatgtatctcggctactatatagaaggtaagtacgcggtttggaaCGCAGCTCATGGCTtaaagcagttgtctattagcacgtatagcatgacaaataattaaccgcacttgaaccGTTCgtaatttctttttaataaaaacaccccaaactgtatacggtaccataacgaagacgaactgtatgtttatacgtgaaattctggagggaacgtcggatggtGTTGCGCGGTGACGTAAATCGAACTATTTTCTAGAACATGtcaaacgggtacatgaaaggagtattttaaaagcgactcatgCAAACACATGcggtccgtgtaaacgtagtgtGTGAGATTAACCGGCGGTTGTCTGAATACgggtgagggaaaaaaatacgCCATCTTAACTTGCTAACTAGCAAACTAGCAACCTCAGGTTtcaaacagaaaacaatgtatttaaaaattattccaGCTAAATATCTCTCATGCAAATTAATGATGTAAACGTTCCATTACAACTACATTAGGGTAGAAATTCAGCTTTAATACAGCGGGTTGTTCAAAATAACGAAACGTTAGCTAGCGTTGGAGCAGGCCTCAATCCTCGGATTGTACCGTAAGCGTAGATCCCGCGGAGCAGGTCCTCCCGCAGGCCCATCGTATCAAACGTCGGCGTAACATCGACCTCTTCACTGGTCTCAAACTCCACTTTGGTCATATCTTCTTCCTTCATGAGTCGCTTCCTTCCACTTGCAGGTGCCGCCGCCATGACTGTGAACCAAAGCTGTTATCtctaataaattaaacactatGATATAAAACGTGCTAGTCCGCTCTAAACACGGAGAAGCCTGAAAAAAGAAACCCCGCGTGTATCGCGGAAGTGACGCGTAAAGCATGCGACAGCAGTGAAAATGATGTGTATGGTAGTGTAGACGAACAAAACATGCGACGATGTTAAACTAATttagagattttttaaaatgttaaatccCTAGAGATTTAATCAAAATAAAGTGCAATGCAATCTTTTGTCTTGCCACTCGAATATGTTTACACCCATATTctgttcatctttttttcctgcttcaaaTACCTCTCTTTTGTTGCCGTTTTCAATCACCTAAGATCAGAGGCAGCAGTTTCAGGCCATCTCTCCCGAATAAATTTTATTCTTCTGGACATCTTTGGATCTCTGTCTACTCGGGGTCTTTATGATCATCCCGTCTACAGTACCCCTGCCCAGGACCTATATGTTTAAAGCAGTGAAAACGTTCATGGGGTCTCCCAGAACAACAGATTGGCAACCCTGCCATAGTGAAACACTCTCCTTACAAAAAGTCTAGTAATTTAGGCTATGACTTAAATAACACAGTGGTGCCTAGTGGTGTAAAACTATATGGTGTGTACAGACAATTCTAGGGGTAGTGTGGgactgaaaatattttaataaatctaGAGAAATATTGGGCAAATCTACCAAGTAGCCTTAAAAGGCTTACACAGTAAACTGATGTAAATTCATCTTAGTAatttctttatcctggtcagggtccttATGTATCTGGAACCTAACCCATAAATATATTCGAAATAAACTGTGAATGACAAAGTCTAACCCAAGGCATCATCTACATACACACCCTAGAAACAGTTTAGCAAATCTAATCCATATATAATCATGTTCTTAGATGGGACAAAACCCATGTAAATATGGGAAGAACATGAAACTCCAGAGATATTAACCTGAACTCAGGATCAAAtcagagaccctggagctgaggTGGCACTGCTACCCTCTATACCACCTGGCCTCCCAAAGTAGACAGACAGTCTAAATTCAAGAGATACACATGACAGAGTTTCAGAATAGGACCCTAAACCTTGGTCACAAATTAAACCTCTACATGGTTTTATagacttttaaataattcaaaacaAATTGTGCTTTAATGTGATTGACTGCAATGGGTAACTGCATTACTGCAAGCTGTACATCCAATGttgcattaaaatatatattttttttatcctaagGGGCTTACCGTTACACTGCAATTATCACAGCAAAGAAACATTTATCTCATTGGTACACAATTCTCCTTCCAATGAACTCCGtcctgtttactataacagGTAATTATTAATcaatacatatttacatacattaaaCATTGTACCTTAAATTTCAACACTTTCAGATTAGACCTTATATTCATTttggtgttatatatatatatatatatatatatatatatatatatatataggatttCTAAATGCCCATTGCAAAACAATCTTTacttcagatttttttaatcTGGTGAATAGAACTCGTCTTCAAATCAAGACAAttctggtccatttttggctttaatacataaaaaaagaatcagAAGCAAAATCTCGCTCAAGACTTAAATTTATTGTGGGATGTTCCAATGAACCACATGGAAAATGCAGAGTCCGAGACAAGGTGGTTTTAATCTGTACAAAAACAAAGTCCCAGTTTACTGGTCCTTCATCTCCTTCAGTCTCTTGATAGCAGACTTGACTGTGACAGCAGACGTTGTGCTGTGGAAGAGAATTAAAAAGGCTTTAATCAAAAAGGTAACAAATGTTACTGTTAAAATTCTATAAATCCACATTTTATGAGAAAAACAATGCACATTCTTACTTGTATGTCCAGGCACCTCCAGCAACAGTTTTCATGCAGGAACCACAGTGCCAGATGCCAACAGCTCGTCTCTTCATCTTGGTCTAAAACAGTagggggaaggaaggaaaaaaaaaaaaaaaaagtatacgtAAGATGTGGATCTTTGGCTTACAATCAGTTACACTGAAATATAATTTAAGTCCTCATAAAGccaaaagcacttttttttccccaccactcCTTGTAGTAGATGCCAAGTGTTCAACTTAATTCTTGCCATTGTATTGCACTATATACACTCAAATTCCGACTGTAGTACTGCATGAGCAGATGAGAAAGggacaaaatattacaaaataagtTACAAATATTTCCAAGGCACACTGAAAGAGGCTCTCAACAAGAACCAAGCTGTAAATATCATAAGCTGTGCATGGTAAATAAAGCTTCATGTAAATGTTCCAGAACATATTTCCTCTGAAATGTGGGTGCAAGGTAGCAACTCAAAACCAGGGTAAAAATCTACAAACTAGTTTTAAAAGATCAAAAAATATGAGCCTGTAGTTCTCCACACCTGTTCTAAAGATGGCCGTGAATGACAAATTTGAAAAATGGACAAAGATTGGCCAAACAATCTGGCACTCCtgggaaagagaaaagaaaaaacccttGTACTTCTATCAACTGAGGATCTTAAACTGTTCAGAGGATGAAAAGACAcaggttaaaaagaaaaaggtggACACAGACACTGGAGAACGTTTGTATCCAAGTCAGAAAGTGAGATGCAACTTTTTAACTATTTAAGTCAGTTTCTggattaatacattaatatatattttaccttTTTCTTATGAACGGTATAAGTTAAATCTCTTGCTCTCAACTTGCAGGTCAGCTTTCAGCACTGCAGCAGAGGCTTTTGAATAACAAATCATGAATCATTATATCCAGGGCTCTTGCTCTTACCCTTTCCTTGTAAAAGAAATCCAGATCTTTAAGATCTTTTCCAAATTTAACAGTTTCTTGTTACTCCATAAAGTTCAAAAAAAGCTTAGATTTGACATGCTTTACAGCTAGTGATGTACTGATCTGAAGCTGACTACCGTATAGCACATAATATCGGCCAATAACACTAACTCAGGATCGGGTCaggactgatgtattttatgctgAGAGCGCAATATATTGAccaacacaaacatgcacaggGATACAGGACAAGAATTGTAATGCATACCAACACATCTACTAGTTTTTTAAGCTTCAACTTTACAACTTACAGACAtgtcgatttaaaaaaaaaaaaagaaagtaaaaaaaaaaagtcatgtcaGCACAGATATGAATGATGCGTCCAAGGTGGACAGGTTCTTTTGTAATTTGGTTAGGTTGATTAGAGTTTCAGTTTGTATTCATTGATGCacttttctcaataaataaataaataaaaatacaaaattacacCCTACCACCATTTGAACACAGACTTCACTCTCATAAGTACTAACTTCTGATTAGGACTACATATAAGAGGACATCAGGAACAGGATGTGCCAATACTTAGCACTCCTGAACAAACATTGCATCTTGGTGAAACCTGGATTGATGCATTTAACAATTCCATCCTGTTCCAGCCCTGCACAAGACCACTGAGCTCTGACCATGAACCAGCCATGGCATTATTTCAGTTATCCTCTTTGATCACTCACCTTGCCACAGAAGGAGCAGGTGTACTTGGCGTGCTGGCTGATCTCAATCTTTTTCACCATCTTCCTGAGCGAGGCACCATAACGGGTACCGTATTTCCCAACAATTCCCACCTTCTTGGTGCGCTTGGCCTGCACACACAAGCAGCAAAGAAATAG contains:
- the rpl37a gene encoding 60S ribosomal protein L37a, producing MAKRTKKVGIVGKYGTRYGASLRKMVKKIEISQHAKYTCSFCGKTKMKRRAVGIWHCGSCMKTVAGGAWTYNTTSAVTVKSAIKRLKEMKDQ
- the eif4a3 gene encoding eukaryotic initiation factor 4A-III isoform X2, with the protein product MAAAPASGRKRLMKEEDMTKVEFETSEEVDVTPTFDTMGLREDLLRGIYAYGFEKPSAIQQRAIKQIIKGRDVIAQSQSGTGKTATFCVSVLQCLDIQVRETQALILAPTRELAGQIQKVLLALGDFMNVQCHACIGGTNVGEDIRKLDYGQHVVAGTPGRVFDMIRRRSLRTRAIKMLVLDEADEMLNKGFKEQIYDVYRYLPPATQVVLISATLPHEILEMTNKFMTDPIRILVKRDELTLEGIKQFFVAVEREEWKFDTLCDLYDTLTITQAVIFCNTKRKVDWLTEKMREANFTVSSMHGDMPQKERESIMKEFRSGASRVLISTDVWARGLDVPQVSLIINYDLPNNRELYIHSTVQCLILVGHKVLNDLL
- the eif4a3 gene encoding eukaryotic initiation factor 4A-III isoform X1 gives rise to the protein MAAAPASGRKRLMKEEDMTKVEFETSEEVDVTPTFDTMGLREDLLRGIYAYGFEKPSAIQQRAIKQIIKGRDVIAQSQSGTGKTATFCVSVLQCLDIQVRETQALILAPTRELAGQIQKVLLALGDFMNVQCHACIGGTNVGEDIRKLDYGQHVVAGTPGRVFDMIRRRSLRTRAIKMLVLDEADEMLNKGFKEQIYDVYRYLPPATQVVLISATLPHEILEMTNKFMTDPIRILVKRDELTLEGIKQFFVAVEREEWKFDTLCDLYDTLTITQAVIFCNTKRKVDWLTEKMREANFTVSSMHGDMPQKERESIMKEFRSGASRVLISTDVWARGLDVPQVSLIINYDLPNNRELYIHRIGRSGRYGRKGVAINFVKNDDIRILRDIEQYYSTQIDEMPMNVADLI